In Musa acuminata AAA Group cultivar baxijiao chromosome BXJ2-10, Cavendish_Baxijiao_AAA, whole genome shotgun sequence, a genomic segment contains:
- the LOC135625788 gene encoding uncharacterized protein LOC135625788 has protein sequence MLQRASQFIAAETWMAGRREEHKKVKSEPPQQQQPAASRRKLDRPDPMPPLPALNSSRTEIFLHEKGKGLLKDPRPMRNPRELADRSRYCRFHRQHGHDTEQCYELKKQIEELILRGHLGQYVRPNKKRSPRPEGPVERHIDVIAEGPASGGGSTSGRKAYARAALEASGHEPKPEITFPTGAAEQPDHDDALVISARVANAHMRRIMVDTGSSADILYLDNFQKLGLARRNLSPMCSTLTGFTGDSISPLGAITLPLTLGPHRGRRR, from the coding sequence atgctccagcgtgcTAGTCAGTTTATCGCCGCGGAGACTTGGATGGCTGGAAGGCGGGAGGAACACAAAAAGGTTAAGTCAGAGCCCCCCCAACAACAACAACCCGCCGCCTCTCGGCGAAAGTTGGACAGACCTGACCCAATGCCccctcttcccgccttgaattcgTCCCGGACTGAAATATTCCTACACGAGAAGGGGAAAGGGCTGCTCAAAGACCCTCGCCCGATGAGGAACCCGCGGGAGCTCGCGGACCGATCAAGATATTGCCGATTTCATCGGCAGCACGGGCACGACACCGAGCAATGCTACGAATTGAAGAAACAAATCGAGGAGCTTATCCTCAGGGGACACCTCGGCCAGTACGTCCGGCCGAACAAAAAACGGTCTCCTCGCCCGGAGGGCCCCGTCGAGCGGCACATCGATGTGATAGCCGAGGGTCCTGCATCAGGAGGAGGCTCTACGTCAGGCAGGAAGGCGTATGCTCGAGCCGCCCTCGAAGCCTCGGGGCACGAGCCGAAGCCCGAGATtaccttcccaaccggagctGCCGAGCAACCCGACCACGACGACGCCCTGGTAATATCTGCCAGGGTAGCCAACGCCCATATgaggaggatcatggtcgatacggggagctcggccgacatactctacctCGACAACTTTCAGAAGCTAGGCTTGGCCAGGAGAAACCTAAGCCCGATGTGCTCAACGCTCACCGGTTTtacgggagattcaatatcgccCTTGGGGGCCATTACTTTGCCCTTGACTCTGGGACCCCACCgaggtcgaagacggtga
- the LOC103969875 gene encoding F-box/kelch-repeat protein At1g15670-like, with translation MEDLIPGLTDDVTRECLARVPFINLRTLLSVCKLWRQELRNPTFHRFRKSIGIAQPVVVLIQPVPYYAQSTLPGPVVYRLVIFETTTGVWRSLPPCPFLPHGLPLFCRLAAVGTELVVVGGWKPPTWTTTDEVHVYDFLSGEWRRGSPLPSPLRSYFACAAMHDSDKGCREVYIAGGRDERKNALRSALAYDLASGSWKPLPDMARERYECRGVILRGKFLVLGRYSAETFDMAAGSWGPVEGAAVEEEYPALYVTGEDGRLYRCAGREVMVQLEGSVWAKFAELPSGMRRALYAVAWEGKLMVMGIGHDYGFSANILGMKATTTRTTMAAATWKKIEVPPEYRRSVLGACCLFI, from the coding sequence ATGGAGGATCTGATTCCCGGCCTCACCGACGACGTGACACGCGAGTGCCTCGCTCGAGTCCCCTTCATTAACTTACGCACCCTTTTGTCAGTCTGCAAGCTCTGGCGGCAGGAGCTTCGCAACCCGACGTTCCACCGGTTCCGGAAATCCATCGGCATCGCTCAACCAGTTGTCGTGCTGATCCAACCTGTGCCTTATTACGCCCAGTCCACCTTGCCAGGGCCCGTGGTCTACCGCCTCGTCATCTTCGAAACGACCACTGGTGTTTGGAGATCCCTCCCCCCCTGCCCCTTCCTACCTCATGGGCTCCCGCTCTTCTGCCGGCTCGCAGCTGTCGGTACCGAGCTCGTCGTCGTCGGTGGATGGAAACCTCCCACCTGGACCACAACCGACGAAGTCCACGTCTACGACTTCTTATCGGGCGAGTGGCGCCGCGGGTCCCCCCTCCCGAGCCCCCTGCGGTCCTACTTCGCCTGCGCGGCGATGCACGATTCCGACAAGGGCTGCCGAGAGGTGTACATAGCCGGCGGGCGTGACGAGAGAAAGAACGCGCTGCGGTCCGCGCTGGCGTACGACTTGGCAAGCGGCTCGTGGAAGCCGTTGCCCGACATGGCGCGCGAGCGCTACGAGTGCCGCGGGGTGATCCTGCGCGGCAAGTTCCTCGTCCTTGGCAGGTACTCCGCGGAGACCTTTGATATGGCTGCGGGAAGTTGGGGCCCCGTGGAGGGGGCCGCGGTGGAGGAGGAATACCCCGCGTTGTATGTCACTGGAGAGGACGGGAGGCTGTACCGGTGCGCGGGGAGGGAAGTGATGGTACAGCTGGAGGGCAGCGTGTGGGCTAAGTTTGCAGAGCTACCGAGCGGAATGAGGCGGGCGCTATACGCGGTGGCGTGGGAGGGAAAACTGATGGTGATGGGCATCGGGCACGATTATGGCTTTTCGGCGAACATTCTCGGAATGAAAGCAACTACGACAAGGACGACAATGGCTGCGGCGACGTGGAAGAAGATTGAGGTGCCGCCGGAGTACCGAAGATCCGTTCTAGGAGCGTGTTGTTTGTTTATCTAA
- the LOC135625639 gene encoding F-box/kelch-repeat protein At1g15670-like translates to MEDLIPGLTDDVARECLARVPFNAFPTLFSVCKLWRQELRDPRFHRLRKSTGNAQPVVVLVQSVSDFSRYTRPRPLPYRLVIFEPATGVWSSLPPCPGLPHGLPLSCRLAATGTELVIIGGWKPPERATTDEVHVYDFVSGQWRRGSPLPSPLRSYFACAATHDSDEGCRTVYIAGGDDERKNALRSALAYDVAGDSWKPLPDMARERIGCHGVTLRAKFLVLSWLGAEAFDAAAGSWGPVEEAAGEEYYYCNTYVATEDGRMYRCSGREVMVQLEGGVWAKVAELPGEMRRARYTVAWEGKLMVMGLGHDFGFLASILDMKATTTRPTMAAATWKKVEVAPGYRGSVLGACCLVI, encoded by the coding sequence ATGGAGGATCTGATTCCCGGCCTCACCGACGACGTGGCACGCGAGTGCCTCGCTCGAGTCCCCTTCAATGCCTTCCCTACACTCTTCTCAGTCTGCAAACTCTGGCGGCAGGAGCTTCGCGACCCGAGGTTCCACCGGCTCCGGAAATCCACCGGCAACGCTCAACCCGTTGTCGTTCTGGTCCAGTCTGTGTCTGACTTCTCCCGCTACACAAGGCCACGACCCTTGCCCTACCGCCTCGTCATCTTCGAACCGGCCACCGGTGTTTGGAGCTCCCTCCCCCCCTGCCCCGGCCTACCTCATGGGCTCCCACTCTCTTGCCGGCTCGCCGCTACCGGTACCGAGCTCGTCATCATCGGTGGATGGAAACCTCCCGAGAGGGCCACAACCGACGAGGTCCACGTCTACGACTTCGTATCTGGCCAGTGGCGCCGCGGGTCCCCTCTCCCGAGCCCCCTGCGGTCCTACTTCGCCTGCGCGGCGACGCACGATTCCGACGAGGGCTGCCGAACGGTGTACATAGCCGGCGGGGATGACGAGAGAAAGAACGCGTTGCGGTCCGCGCTGGCGTACGACGTGGCAGGTGACTCGTGGAAGCCGTTGCCCGACATGGCGCGCGAGCGCATCGGGTGCCACGGGGTGACCTTGCGAGCTAAGTTCCTCGTCCTTAGCTGGCTCGGCGCAGAGGCCTTCGACGCGGCTGCGGGGAGTTGGGGCCCCGTGGAGGAGGCCGCGGGGGAGGAGTACTACTACTGCAACACGTATGTCGCGACAGAGGACGGGAGGATGTACCGGTGCTCGGGGAGGGAAGTGATGGTACAGCTGGAGGGTGGCGTGTGGGCTAAGGTTGCAGAGCTGCCGGGCGAAATGAGGAGGGCGCGATACACGGTGGCGTGGGAGGGAAAGCTGATGGTGATGGGCTTGGGGCACGATTTTGGCTTTTTGGCGAGCATTCTCGACATGAAAGCGACTACGACGAGGCCGACAATGGCTGCGGCGACGTGGAAGAAGGTTGAGGTGGCGCCGGGGTACCGAGGATCCGTTCTAGGAGCGTGTTGTTTGGTGATCTAA